A region from the Sinorhizobium fredii USDA 257 genome encodes:
- a CDS encoding zeta toxin family protein: MVAEASGPLSPERNESIFRNDILPDYLPETMRPAERPRLILLGGQPGAGKTAVLIASHAELEQYGSTIRIVGDDLRSYHPQFLAFQRQDPETASQFTQGDAGRWTEKLLAAAAERKVNIVFETTMRTPENVTRVIGVARDAGYDVEARAVAVNPRLSWQGNNYRFEEMLRLGDAARIPPQHVHDAAVTGLRVSLDKLESERLVDRVEVRTRGGRILYDNEMRDGDWSRAVGARQALEAEQSRPMTRPELQSFADDWDYVVSRMEERNAPDDRIAAVRTRAVEDVNYLLTQRRAADGDEGSRRGRTIFQSQADGLGLFVELYDNAVRDAERRPAGNIEAHASGRLAQTYMALKLVEAARDLGLLPEDGKFVATRAMVQDKRGTQEFPAAHRLPADLAVETPDGARRRLTDHFAVVLNRVAVDREVFSRTDRLSRMANVMDSWLEAAGMRKTLDRAANAVATGGMSADAAMTGVIEPGYAAAIALARRRLDRNFAIAERAVIATAIIDEKGEPFRAMRDDLRLRTADLANRARAKAMMKAVLAETARHGHLDPEQRRAADEFVRGIAENERSHGVRRAPLQDPTATQSGALVPARQLPDLTEPEVADRLRASSRLADKRAEIENLSRLVFGSSQAVSAAVDRITDARSGAAAGTDVRAGGLGDMAGEGRKRLRGPSPERQTAEAHAPRLATALADYGLAVDFERHQIVTQHREEQARQRMEIPRPSEGLSKVLNAEGHEQVRRLNAEPTLRRELETVTLAITKRLSPAEKADLKGGNVVGLASSLGVSHEQAASLRLVHERARALQGRSLRQSREIARANQLDIRS, from the coding sequence ATGGTGGCGGAGGCATCCGGCCCGCTCTCGCCGGAGAGGAACGAGAGTATTTTCCGCAACGACATTCTGCCCGATTATCTGCCGGAGACGATGCGGCCAGCAGAGCGCCCGCGGCTCATCCTGCTCGGCGGACAGCCGGGCGCGGGCAAGACGGCGGTCCTGATCGCGAGCCATGCGGAGCTCGAGCAATACGGATCGACAATCCGCATCGTCGGCGACGATCTGCGCTCCTATCACCCGCAGTTCCTTGCCTTCCAGCGGCAAGATCCCGAGACAGCGTCACAGTTTACTCAAGGTGATGCTGGTCGCTGGACGGAGAAGCTGCTGGCCGCCGCCGCGGAGCGAAAGGTCAACATCGTCTTCGAGACCACGATGCGGACCCCGGAGAACGTCACCCGCGTGATCGGGGTGGCGCGTGATGCCGGCTATGACGTCGAAGCCCGTGCCGTCGCGGTCAACCCGCGCCTCAGCTGGCAGGGCAATAACTATCGGTTCGAGGAGATGTTGCGTTTGGGCGACGCGGCGCGAATTCCGCCGCAGCACGTCCATGACGCCGCCGTCACCGGGCTTCGGGTCAGCCTGGACAAGCTGGAGAGCGAGCGCCTGGTGGATCGCGTGGAAGTGCGGACACGCGGCGGCAGGATCCTCTACGACAATGAGATGCGGGACGGGGATTGGTCGCGCGCGGTCGGTGCGAGGCAGGCGCTGGAAGCGGAGCAGTCTCGACCGATGACACGTCCTGAGCTCCAAAGCTTTGCCGACGACTGGGACTATGTGGTCAGCCGGATGGAAGAGCGAAACGCCCCGGACGATCGGATTGCCGCGGTGAGGACCCGCGCCGTCGAGGATGTGAACTATCTGCTCACGCAACGCCGCGCCGCCGACGGCGACGAGGGTTCTCGGCGGGGGCGGACGATTTTCCAGAGCCAGGCCGATGGGCTGGGTCTGTTCGTGGAACTCTATGACAACGCGGTGCGCGACGCCGAGCGCCGGCCCGCTGGAAACATCGAAGCCCATGCGTCCGGCCGTCTTGCGCAGACCTACATGGCTTTGAAGCTGGTCGAGGCTGCTCGCGATCTCGGCCTTCTGCCGGAGGACGGGAAATTCGTCGCGACGCGCGCCATGGTCCAGGACAAGCGCGGAACCCAAGAGTTTCCGGCGGCGCACCGTCTGCCGGCCGATCTTGCCGTGGAAACGCCGGACGGCGCGCGTCGGCGGCTCACGGATCATTTTGCAGTCGTGCTCAATCGTGTCGCCGTCGATCGCGAGGTGTTCAGCCGAACAGATCGCTTATCGCGTATGGCCAATGTCATGGACTCCTGGCTCGAAGCCGCCGGAATGCGCAAAACGCTCGATCGAGCTGCCAACGCGGTCGCGACCGGCGGAATGTCGGCCGACGCCGCGATGACAGGGGTCATTGAACCGGGTTATGCGGCGGCAATTGCGCTGGCCCGGCGCCGCCTTGACCGGAACTTCGCAATCGCCGAGCGCGCCGTCATCGCCACCGCGATCATCGATGAGAAGGGGGAGCCGTTTCGCGCCATGCGGGACGATCTTCGGCTACGAACGGCCGATCTCGCCAACCGGGCGCGAGCGAAAGCCATGATGAAGGCGGTTCTGGCGGAGACGGCGCGGCATGGTCATCTTGATCCGGAACAGCGCCGAGCAGCAGATGAGTTTGTCCGCGGGATTGCCGAGAACGAACGCAGTCACGGTGTGCGTCGTGCGCCGTTGCAGGATCCGACTGCCACGCAATCCGGTGCCCTCGTGCCAGCGCGGCAACTGCCCGACCTAACCGAGCCGGAGGTCGCCGATCGCCTGCGCGCGTCGTCACGCCTGGCCGACAAGCGCGCCGAGATCGAGAACCTGTCGCGGCTGGTGTTCGGCAGCAGCCAAGCGGTTTCCGCAGCTGTCGACCGGATCACCGATGCGCGAAGCGGTGCGGCCGCCGGCACTGATGTTCGTGCGGGCGGCCTTGGCGACATGGCCGGGGAGGGGCGGAAACGGTTGCGGGGTCCGAGCCCTGAGCGCCAGACGGCGGAGGCACATGCGCCGCGGCTTGCGACAGCCCTTGCCGATTATGGTCTGGCGGTGGATTTCGAGCGGCACCAGATCGTGACACAGCATCGCGAGGAGCAAGCGCGGCAACGGATGGAAATTCCACGACCGTCAGAAGGGCTATCGAAAGTGCTGAACGCCGAAGGTCACGAGCAGGTCCGTCGACTGAATGCCGAGCCAACGCTGCGCCGCGAGCTTGAGACCGTGACGCTCGCGATCACCAAACGGCTCTCTCCAGCAGAGAAAGCAGACCTGAAGGGAGGCAATGTCGTCGGCCTCGCGTCGTCGCTTGGAGTAAGCCATGAGCAGGCCGCTTCGCTCCGGCTTGTCCACGAGCGCGCCAGGGCGCTGCAGGGCAGGTCGCTGCGACAGAGCCGGGAAATCGCACGGGCAAACCAGCTGGATATTCGATCCTGA
- a CDS encoding ISNCY family transposase, with the protein MSCLITMSQKELHRLELIQRIRGGSLSVVQAAELLRLSRSQVHRLLQAYDLVGADGLVSKKRGRPSNRCHSEDFRNLVLDLVREHYVDFGPTLAAEKLLERHRISVSKETLRQWMMEAGIWVSRRERKKRVFQPRGRRDCFGELVQIDGSLHWWFENRGPKCALLVYIDDATGKLLHLRFAASESTFDYLHATKAYLQQWGKPIAFYSDKHGIFRTTHASKKDRTSGLTQFGRALYELNIDIICANTPQAKGRVERANQTLQDRLVKELRLRGIDTIAAANAYAPAFMADFNRRFGKAPRNPKDMHRPFAAHENLDGAMCRKEIRKLSQSLTLRYDKVMFILDPTDFATALAGQKVIVCDYPDGRLEITHEGTSLPYRTFDTLRSVHRSEVVENKRLDDMLALVAGMQAGREQQRSKGGPRRTGQTDHMFGIRDGSQSNGYQKRGTKPGRKTDFTKDPVVIARRQQALAQLKAAE; encoded by the coding sequence ATGTCTTGTTTGATCACCATGTCGCAGAAGGAATTGCATCGTCTTGAACTGATCCAGCGGATTCGCGGTGGTAGCCTGAGCGTCGTCCAGGCGGCCGAGTTGCTTCGTCTCAGTCGCAGTCAGGTGCATCGGCTGTTGCAGGCCTATGACCTGGTCGGCGCCGACGGTCTCGTCTCGAAGAAGCGCGGCCGGCCGAGCAACCGGTGCCACAGCGAGGATTTCCGCAACCTGGTGCTCGACCTGGTGCGTGAGCATTACGTGGATTTCGGACCGACGTTGGCCGCCGAGAAGCTGCTCGAACGCCACCGGATTTCCGTCAGCAAGGAGACGCTGCGTCAGTGGATGATGGAAGCCGGCATCTGGGTGTCGCGACGCGAGCGCAAGAAGCGGGTTTTCCAGCCGCGCGGCCGGCGCGATTGTTTCGGCGAACTGGTCCAGATCGATGGCTCGCTTCATTGGTGGTTCGAGAACCGCGGTCCCAAATGCGCCCTGCTCGTCTACATCGACGATGCCACCGGCAAGCTGTTGCACTTACGCTTTGCTGCCTCGGAGAGCACCTTCGACTATCTGCACGCGACGAAGGCCTACCTGCAGCAATGGGGCAAGCCGATCGCCTTCTACAGCGACAAGCATGGCATCTTCCGCACCACCCATGCTTCCAAGAAGGACAGAACCAGTGGCCTGACGCAGTTCGGCCGGGCCCTTTATGAACTCAACATCGACATCATCTGCGCCAATACCCCGCAGGCCAAAGGCCGCGTCGAGCGCGCCAACCAGACGCTGCAGGATCGCCTCGTCAAGGAACTGCGGCTGCGCGGCATCGACACGATCGCGGCGGCCAATGCCTATGCGCCGGCGTTCATGGCCGACTTCAATCGTCGCTTTGGCAAGGCGCCGCGCAATCCGAAGGACATGCATCGGCCGTTTGCCGCGCATGAGAACCTCGATGGCGCCATGTGCCGCAAGGAGATCCGCAAGCTGTCGCAGTCGCTGACGCTGCGCTATGACAAGGTGATGTTCATCCTCGATCCGACGGATTTCGCCACGGCGCTGGCCGGCCAGAAGGTCATTGTCTGCGACTATCCCGATGGTCGCCTCGAGATCACCCATGAGGGGACGTCCCTGCCCTACAGAACCTTCGACACGCTGCGCTCGGTGCACCGCTCCGAGGTGGTTGAGAACAAGCGCCTTGATGACATGCTGGCGCTGGTGGCCGGGATGCAGGCCGGACGAGAGCAACAGCGCAGCAAGGGCGGGCCGCGTCGCACCGGCCAGACGGACCATATGTTCGGCATTCGCGACGGCAGTCAGAGCAATGGCTACCAAAAGCGCGGCACGAAGCCTGGCCGCAAGACGGATTTTACCAAGGATCCGGTGGTCATCGCCCGACGCCAGCAAGCCCTTGCGCAGCTGAAAGCGGCGGAGTGA
- a CDS encoding RcgR family putative quorum lactone hydrolase: MYHSWLDRWDERRARRGEEGKRRTGLILDAERAFPDAKNVATIEEFCVLADQAVTDPAYFDEPGGSNQGFERQDGWLKFPSDISTDVEDNNVVWAKITESGSLEQALVIFHHWNAAVRNRQIAKFFSRRGITVVEIAMPYHFERRRPGSSHADYMLSANLGRTIQAVRQAVWDGRKLIRWLKSEGYREISVLGMSLGSWVAGIIAAHDSAVSKASLFLTAGSLADMVWTGRATRLIRDSLEPEIELSNLRRAWGPLNMENYAHRLAQRDLDLQVVLAKRDKVVLPELSERFMQRLKDAGAKPNILELNCGHYSLAMPPYILLAGLSLKRFLSCADKPAPEH, encoded by the coding sequence GTGTATCATAGTTGGCTTGACCGTTGGGATGAGAGGCGGGCGCGACGCGGCGAGGAAGGGAAGCGAAGAACGGGTCTCATCCTTGACGCGGAACGCGCGTTTCCAGACGCGAAGAACGTAGCGACGATCGAGGAGTTTTGTGTTCTTGCGGACCAGGCCGTGACTGATCCGGCCTATTTCGATGAGCCGGGCGGGAGTAACCAGGGTTTTGAAAGGCAAGACGGGTGGCTCAAATTTCCATCTGACATTTCCACTGACGTCGAAGACAACAACGTCGTCTGGGCAAAAATCACAGAAAGCGGGTCGCTTGAACAGGCATTGGTGATTTTTCACCATTGGAATGCAGCCGTGCGAAATCGTCAGATTGCCAAATTTTTCTCACGGCGTGGCATCACGGTTGTTGAGATTGCTATGCCTTATCATTTCGAGCGCCGACGTCCGGGCTCCTCGCACGCCGATTATATGCTCAGTGCGAATCTCGGTCGAACGATCCAAGCTGTAAGGCAGGCAGTATGGGATGGGCGAAAACTCATACGTTGGTTGAAGAGCGAAGGCTATCGAGAGATTTCGGTTCTCGGTATGAGCTTGGGCTCCTGGGTCGCGGGGATCATTGCGGCGCACGACTCGGCTGTGTCTAAAGCCTCGCTGTTTCTGACCGCGGGGAGTCTTGCGGATATGGTTTGGACGGGTCGCGCGACACGATTGATACGCGATAGCCTTGAGCCTGAGATTGAGCTGAGCAATCTAAGAAGGGCTTGGGGTCCACTTAACATGGAGAATTACGCGCATCGTTTGGCACAGCGTGATCTCGACCTTCAGGTTGTGTTGGCTAAGAGAGACAAAGTGGTCTTGCCAGAGCTGTCGGAGAGATTCATGCAGAGGCTGAAGGACGCCGGAGCTAAGCCAAATATTTTAGAATTAAACTGTGGCCACTATTCGCTTGCCATGCCGCCTTACATTTTACTGGCCGGTTTGAGCTTGAAGCGGTTTCTATCGTGTGCTGACAAACCGGCCCCTGAACATTAA
- a CDS encoding DUF2493 domain-containing protein has protein sequence MNLSLPIDDAFEPHHASSPTDRFIYEMQIYGHRPFHDEPDPRPLPEEPVVQSALAAMFDAMFEMLGDTRLEPDLEDLLWSTVNLFHRAGERIQRELQRNEDAQRSGQSEQDGSEVKSVELERHIAEGITLLERRNAFEFMRDYAADLFEAQTGSAWRPRTGSKVSHANMTAAMIDSRDFLSARRRAETEVLIPAGTKIAFGGGIDYNDHERIWAKLDQALAKYPDMVLLHGGSPKGAERIAACWAEARKVTQIAFKPNWTKHAKAAPFRRNDDMVSVMPSGVIIFPGSGITGNLADKARRLGIPVWQAAGDGA, from the coding sequence ATGAACCTGTCCCTTCCCATCGACGACGCCTTCGAACCCCACCACGCCTCTTCCCCGACCGACCGCTTCATCTACGAGATGCAGATCTATGGCCATCGCCCCTTCCATGACGAACCAGACCCGCGGCCGTTGCCCGAGGAGCCAGTGGTCCAGTCGGCGCTGGCCGCGATGTTCGACGCCATGTTCGAGATGCTCGGCGACACGCGGTTGGAGCCCGATCTCGAAGATCTGCTCTGGTCGACGGTCAACCTCTTCCACCGCGCCGGCGAGCGCATTCAGCGCGAGCTTCAGCGCAATGAGGATGCGCAGCGAAGCGGACAGAGCGAGCAGGACGGCTCGGAGGTGAAAAGCGTCGAGCTCGAGCGTCACATCGCCGAGGGGATCACGCTCCTCGAGCGCCGCAATGCCTTCGAGTTCATGCGTGACTATGCCGCCGATCTCTTCGAAGCCCAGACCGGATCGGCATGGCGCCCGCGCACCGGCTCGAAGGTCAGCCATGCCAATATGACCGCGGCGATGATCGACTCCAGAGATTTCCTGTCCGCCCGCCGCCGCGCCGAGACCGAGGTGCTGATCCCGGCCGGCACCAAGATCGCCTTCGGCGGCGGCATCGATTACAACGATCACGAACGGATCTGGGCGAAACTCGATCAGGCTCTCGCCAAATATCCCGATATGGTGCTGTTGCATGGCGGCTCGCCGAAGGGAGCCGAACGTATCGCCGCCTGCTGGGCCGAGGCGCGAAAGGTGACGCAGATCGCCTTCAAGCCGAACTGGACGAAGCACGCCAAGGCGGCACCTTTCCGCCGCAACGACGACATGGTGTCGGTCATGCCATCAGGCGTCATCATCTTCCCCGGCTCCGGCATCACCGGCAATCTCGCTGACAAAGCTCGCCGACTCGGCATCCCGGTCTGGCAGGCTGCGGGGGATGGCGCTTAA
- a CDS encoding WGR domain-containing protein encodes MDAKAGTGDSYAMLTQPYQLYIERTDATKNMARFYALAIEPTLFGTPCLTRRWGRIGTVGQAMVHHFDKEEDAVRLFLDLLRTKRARGYRPNTRVRREHMARGLPAASVPDPYR; translated from the coding sequence TTGGACGCGAAAGCCGGGACGGGCGATTCTTACGCCATGCTCACTCAGCCCTATCAGCTCTACATCGAACGCACGGATGCGACGAAAAACATGGCGCGCTTCTACGCGCTCGCGATCGAACCGACGCTGTTCGGTACGCCCTGCCTCACGCGGCGTTGGGGACGCATCGGGACAGTCGGACAGGCCATGGTGCATCACTTCGACAAGGAAGAGGATGCTGTCCGCTTGTTCCTCGATCTGCTGCGGACCAAACGGGCGCGCGGCTATCGACCGAACACACGTGTTCGGCGTGAACACATGGCCCGCGGGTTGCCCGCGGCGAGCGTACCGGATCCCTACCGGTGA
- the rctB gene encoding SMa0974 family conjugal transfer regulator — MYRHIAEGFVRTPHAECLAENVCARSSAYCRSIGAHSTDKLLDFGAARAILRATDEALHFRVEAEDFVIFSSIRTLLQGSLATITTVPDAAVEWQPAGSVPFRAIRERLENRQNWPGGR, encoded by the coding sequence CTGTACAGACATATCGCTGAGGGGTTCGTGCGGACCCCACACGCAGAGTGCCTCGCTGAGAACGTCTGCGCCCGATCTAGCGCCTATTGCCGGTCGATCGGCGCCCACAGCACCGACAAGCTTCTCGACTTTGGCGCCGCACGCGCAATCCTGAGAGCGACCGATGAAGCGCTGCACTTCCGGGTGGAAGCTGAGGACTTCGTCATCTTCTCCAGCATCCGGACGCTGTTGCAAGGAAGCCTGGCGACCATCACGACAGTTCCGGATGCAGCCGTCGAGTGGCAGCCCGCTGGCAGCGTGCCCTTCAGAGCGATCCGCGAGCGCCTTGAAAATCGGCAAAACTGGCCGGGCGGACGATAG
- a CDS encoding DUF736 domain-containing protein: protein MATTIATLTQKTDGILEGVFATIRVNAPIAIVPNASKSSEEAPDYRVIHRKTGFEIGAGWNRIARQTGEEYLSVKLEAPEIGVIFGNLAPAPGGDPSKKVILWNNPN from the coding sequence ATGGCCACCACGATCGCAACCCTGACGCAGAAGACCGACGGCATCCTCGAAGGCGTCTTCGCCACCATCCGGGTCAACGCCCCGATCGCCATCGTCCCGAACGCAAGCAAGTCGAGCGAAGAAGCCCCCGATTACCGCGTCATCCACCGCAAGACCGGCTTCGAGATCGGCGCGGGTTGGAACCGCATCGCCCGCCAGACCGGCGAGGAATACCTCTCGGTGAAGCTGGAGGCCCCCGAGATCGGCGTGATCTTCGGCAACCTGGCACCGGCACCCGGCGGCGATCCGAGCAAGAAGGTGATCCTCTGGAACAATCCGAACTGA
- a CDS encoding TraC family protein, whose protein sequence is MAAKSSISDIDAQIEKLRERRRTLIVKSAERFARAATKSGLAEMEIADEELDAVFEEIAARFRKGEKKGTAGATASPRRPPNGGSGTTAEVSHDG, encoded by the coding sequence ATGGCCGCAAAATCATCGATTTCCGATATCGACGCCCAGATCGAAAAGCTGCGCGAGCGCAGACGAACGCTGATAGTAAAATCCGCCGAACGGTTTGCACGCGCCGCGACAAAATCAGGTTTGGCGGAGATGGAGATCGCCGACGAGGAGCTCGACGCGGTCTTCGAAGAGATCGCCGCGCGATTTCGCAAAGGGGAAAAGAAGGGGACTGCTGGCGCAACTGCTTCGCCGCGTCGACCGCCAAATGGCGGGTCTGGAACGACGGCGGAGGTTTCTCATGACGGCTGA
- a CDS encoding type II toxin-antitoxin system Phd/YefM family antitoxin: MPQSRQQTSTPRRVGVREFRGNLTSFLKQVEDGQRFVLTSHHKVVAEIGPPSSDVVIRKPGALRGKIKVADDFDSLPEDVLKSMEDGT, translated from the coding sequence ATGCCTCAATCCCGGCAGCAGACATCAACTCCCCGCCGCGTCGGCGTGCGGGAATTTCGCGGCAACCTGACGTCCTTCCTCAAGCAGGTCGAAGACGGGCAGAGGTTCGTCCTGACGTCCCATCATAAGGTCGTTGCGGAAATCGGACCGCCGTCGTCAGACGTCGTCATACGGAAACCAGGTGCATTGCGCGGAAAGATCAAAGTTGCCGATGACTTCGACAGCCTGCCGGAGGATGTTCTAAAGTCCATGGAAGATGGGACGTGA
- a CDS encoding type II toxin-antitoxin system VapC family toxin, protein MRLLLDTHALLWWLNDDEKLGNHARGLIGDPENDVLVSAVSLWEITVKLRIGKLDADIEEILAILPGQGFDRLDITNAHLIALTALPLHHRDPFDHLLVAQAMAEGAHFVSQDQNVALYGIPFVTCSDPVVS, encoded by the coding sequence GTGAGGCTGCTGCTCGATACGCATGCCTTGTTGTGGTGGCTGAACGACGACGAGAAGCTGGGGAATCATGCGCGAGGCCTTATCGGCGATCCTGAGAACGACGTCCTCGTCAGTGCCGTCTCCCTTTGGGAAATCACCGTGAAGCTGCGGATTGGCAAACTTGATGCCGATATAGAAGAGATTCTTGCGATCTTGCCGGGTCAGGGATTCGACCGGCTGGATATTACAAATGCGCATCTTATCGCTCTTACGGCTCTTCCGCTTCATCACCGCGATCCCTTCGATCATCTTCTCGTGGCGCAGGCCATGGCGGAGGGAGCGCATTTCGTTTCCCAGGATCAGAATGTCGCACTCTATGGCATTCCGTTCGTCACTTGCTCGGATCCAGTTGTCTCGTGA
- the traG gene encoding Ti-type conjugative transfer system protein TraG → MALKAKPHPSLLLVLVPVAVTAFAVYVVGWRWQALAEGMSGKTQYWFLRVSPVPALLFGPLAGLLAVWALPLHRRRPVAMAGLACFLTVAGFYAVREFGRLAPSVESGALSWDRALSYLDMVAVVGAVVGFIAVAIAARISTVVSEPVKRAKLGTFGDADWLPMSAAGKLFPPDGEIVVGERYRVDKDIVHELPFDPNDPAAWGKGGKTPLLTYRQDFDSTHMLFFAGSGGYKTTSNVVPTALRYTGPLICLDPSTEVAPMVVEHRTRVLGREVMVLDPTNPIMGFNVLDGIEHSRQKEEDIVGIAHMLLSESIRFESSTGSYFQNQAHNLLTGLLTHVMLSPEYAGRRNLRSLRQIVSEPEPSVLAMLRDIQEHSASAFIRETLGVFTNMTEQTFSGVYSTASKDTQWLSLDSYAALVCGNAFKSSDIVSGNKDVFLNIPASILRSYPGIGRVIIGSLINAMVQADGGFKRRALFMLDEVDLLGYMRVLEEARDRGRKYGISMMLMYQSVGQLERHFGKDGATSWIDGCAFASYAAIKALDTARNVSAQCGEMTVEVKGSSRNIGWDTKNSASRKSESVNFQRRPLIMPHEITQSMRKDEQIIIVQGHSPIRCGRAIYFRRKDMNEAAKANRFVKPIP, encoded by the coding sequence ATGGCACTGAAGGCAAAACCGCATCCGAGCCTGTTGCTCGTTCTGGTGCCCGTCGCCGTCACCGCCTTTGCCGTCTATGTCGTCGGCTGGCGCTGGCAGGCTCTTGCCGAAGGCATGTCGGGGAAAACGCAATACTGGTTCCTGCGGGTCTCGCCGGTGCCGGCGCTTTTGTTCGGGCCGCTCGCCGGCCTCTTGGCCGTTTGGGCCTTGCCATTGCACCGGCGAAGGCCGGTCGCGATGGCAGGCCTCGCCTGTTTTCTGACGGTCGCCGGCTTCTACGCGGTCCGTGAATTCGGCCGGCTCGCCCCATCCGTGGAGAGCGGCGCGCTATCATGGGACCGGGCACTGTCCTATCTCGACATGGTCGCTGTCGTCGGCGCGGTCGTAGGCTTCATCGCGGTGGCGATCGCCGCGCGTATTTCCACCGTCGTGTCCGAACCGGTGAAGCGCGCCAAGCTCGGAACCTTCGGGGACGCGGACTGGCTGCCGATGTCGGCGGCGGGAAAGCTGTTTCCGCCGGACGGCGAGATCGTGGTCGGCGAGCGCTACCGCGTCGACAAGGACATCGTCCATGAACTGCCCTTCGATCCGAACGATCCTGCCGCATGGGGGAAAGGCGGCAAGACCCCGTTGCTGACCTACCGCCAAGACTTCGATTCCACGCATATGCTCTTCTTTGCCGGGTCGGGTGGATACAAGACGACGAGCAATGTGGTGCCGACGGCGCTGCGTTATACCGGGCCGCTGATCTGCCTCGATCCTTCCACCGAGGTCGCGCCCATGGTGGTCGAGCACCGAACCCGCGTGCTCGGCCGCGAGGTGATGGTGCTTGATCCGACGAACCCGATCATGGGCTTCAACGTGCTCGATGGCATCGAGCACTCACGGCAAAAGGAAGAGGACATCGTCGGCATTGCCCACATGCTTTTGTCGGAAAGTATACGCTTCGAAAGCTCGACCGGCTCCTATTTCCAAAACCAGGCGCACAATCTCCTGACCGGCCTGCTCACCCATGTGATGCTGTCGCCCGAATATGCCGGCCGGCGAAACTTACGCAGTCTCCGGCAGATCGTGTCCGAGCCGGAGCCCTCGGTGCTGGCGATGCTGCGCGACATTCAGGAGCATTCCGCGTCCGCGTTCATCCGCGAGACGCTCGGCGTCTTCACCAACATGACCGAGCAGACCTTCTCCGGCGTCTATTCGACGGCGTCGAAAGACACACAATGGCTCTCGCTCGACAGCTACGCCGCGCTCGTCTGCGGTAATGCGTTCAAGTCGAGCGATATCGTCTCGGGCAACAAGGACGTGTTCCTCAACATCCCGGCATCGATCCTGCGCTCCTATCCGGGGATCGGCCGCGTCATCATCGGCTCGCTGATCAACGCCATGGTCCAGGCCGATGGCGGCTTCAAGCGCCGGGCGCTGTTCATGCTCGATGAGGTCGATCTCCTCGGCTACATGCGGGTACTCGAGGAGGCGCGCGATCGCGGCCGCAAGTACGGCATTTCCATGATGCTGATGTACCAGTCGGTCGGCCAGTTGGAGCGGCATTTCGGGAAGGATGGCGCGACGTCGTGGATCGACGGCTGCGCCTTCGCCTCCTATGCCGCGATCAAGGCGCTCGACACGGCGCGCAATGTTTCGGCGCAGTGCGGCGAGATGACGGTGGAGGTGAAGGGAAGCTCCCGCAACATCGGCTGGGACACGAAGAACAGCGCATCGCGCAAATCCGAGAGCGTCAACTTCCAACGCCGGCCGCTGATCATGCCGCACGAGATCACCCAATCGATGCGAAAAGACGAGCAGATCATCATCGTTCAGGGCCACAGCCCGATCCGCTGCGGTCGGGCAATCTACTTCCGGCGGAAGGACATGAACGAGGCCGCGAAGGCCAATCGCTTCGTCAAGCCGATCCCGTGA
- a CDS encoding conjugal transfer protein TraD, which produces MTADRKKEAREKFLLGGIVVRAGLSNADRAFLLGGLIELASVAPGSAEHRRLRDIGEEAFKAPALDAGSSGIAEAPEWH; this is translated from the coding sequence ATGACGGCTGATCGCAAAAAGGAGGCCCGCGAGAAATTCCTGCTTGGCGGCATCGTCGTCAGGGCGGGACTGTCGAACGCCGACCGGGCGTTTCTGCTCGGCGGCCTCATCGAACTGGCAAGCGTCGCGCCCGGCTCTGCCGAGCATCGGCGGCTGCGCGATATCGGCGAGGAAGCCTTCAAGGCTCCCGCGCTGGATGCGGGATCATCCGGCATCGCGGAGGCGCCGGAATGGCACTGA